The Glycine soja cultivar W05 chromosome 6, ASM419377v2, whole genome shotgun sequence genome has a window encoding:
- the LOC114414013 gene encoding uncharacterized protein LOC114414013, protein MALKMNTFLLFLLLILIPLSSCLAEGFRANKHPTHGLLYKDGIKVNSRKLLVHDFVLDYDEAGPNPRHTKKPGKGP, encoded by the exons ATGGCCCTTAAGATGAAcacttttcttctatttcttctcttgattctcaTTCCCTTATCTTCAT gTTTGGCTGAAGGCTTCAGGGCAAACAAGCATCCAACTCATGGCTTACTCTATAAG GATGGTATCAAGGTGAACTCGAGGAAGCTTCTTGTCCATGATTTTGTGTTGGATTATGATGAGGCAGGACCCAACCCAAGGCACACAAAGAAACCTGGCAAGGGCCCTTGA
- the LOC114415572 gene encoding importin subunit beta-1-like: MAMEVTQVLLSAQSIDGNVRKHAEDSLRQFQEQNLPGFLVSLSGELASEDKPVDSRKLAGLILKNALDAKDESRKQELVQRWLSLDPVAKTQVKSCLLQTLSSLVPDARSTATQVIAKVAGIELPQKQWPELIGSLLSNIHQVPSHVKQATLETLGYLCEEVSPQVVDQDQVNKILTAVVQGMNASEGNNDVRLAATRALYNALGFAQANFGNDMERDYIMRVVCETTVCPEVKIRQAAFECLVSIAAMYYEKLAPYIQDIYNITEKAVRGDEEPVALQAIEFWSTICDEETDILEEYMGDSNGDSDIPCFYFIKQALPALIPLLLETLLKQEEDQDLDEGAWNIAMAGGTCLGLVARTVGDDIVPLVMPFIEENITKPDWRQREAASYAFGSILEGPSPDKLAPLVNHALPFMLSALVKDPNNHVKDTTAWTLGRMFEFLHSSVVGTSIINEGNCQQIITVLLQSMKDVPNVAEKACGALYFLAQGYEDVGPTSPLTPFFQEIVQSLLTVTHREDATESRLRTAAYETLNEVVRCSTDETASLVVQLVSVIMMELHKCLEVQNLSSDEREKQSELIGLLCGCMQVIIQKLGSLDSTKYLLLQYSDQIMGQFFRVFACRNATAHEEAMLAIGALAYSIGHEFAKYMPEFYKFLEMDLQNFEEYQVCAVTVGVVGDICRALEEKILPYCDGIMTQLLKNLSSDNLHRSVKPPLFSCIGDIALAIGDNFNKYLMYAMNTLQLAAEMYAHTSGFDDEMTEYINSLRNGILEAYSAIFQGFKNSSKTQLLIPYAPHILQFLDSIYVEKDMDEVVMKTAIGVLGDLADTLGSNAGSLIQQSLSSRDFLNECLTSEDHLIKESAEWARLAINRAISV, translated from the exons ATGGCAATGGAAGTTACCCAGGTGCTTTTGAGTGCTCAATCAATTGACGGAAATGTACGGAAGCATGCTGAGGACAGTCTACGACAATTTCAGGAGCAAAACCTTCCTGGATTCTTGGTCTCTCTATCTGGAGAGTTAGCAAGTGAAGATAAACCGGTTGATAGCCGAAAGTTGGCGGGTTTGATACTGAAAAATGCTTTGGATGCCAAGGATGAAAGCAGAAAGCAGGAATTGGTCCAAAGATGGTTGTCGCTGGACCCTGTGGCAAAGACCCAAGTTAAGTCATGCTTGCTACAAACACTCTCTTCTCTTGTACCTGATGCTCGGTCTACAGCAACCCAAGTTATTGCTAAAGTCGCTGGAATTGAGCTTCCTCAGAAACAGTGGCCTGAGCTGATAGGATCACTTTTATCAAATATTCATCAAGTACCTTCTCATGTCAAACAAGCGACTTTGGAGACCCTGGGGTATTTGTGTGAGGAGGTATCTCCTCAGGTTGTTGATCAGGACcaagtaaataaaatacttactGCCGTTGTTCAAGGTATGAACGCGTCTGAAGGGAACAATGATGTTAGGCTTGCTGCTACAAGGGCATTATATAACGCTCTTGGGTTTGCTCAGGCTAATTTTGGCAATGATATGGAGCGTGATTATATCATGAGAGTTGTTTGTGAGACAACTGTGTGCCCTGAAGTGAAAATACGTCAAGCAGCCTTTGAATGTTTGGTCTCAATTGCAGCCATGTATTATGAAAAATTGGCTCCTTACATCCAGGATATATATAACATCACAGAAAAGGCTGTTAGGGGTGATGAGGAGCCTGTTGCTCTtcaagccattgaattttggagtacaatttgtgatgaggagaCTGATATCTTGGAAGAATATATGGGTGATTCCAATGGAGACTCCGATAtaccttgtttttattttattaagcaAGCTCTTCCTGCACTTATCCCTCTGCTGTTGGAAACATTACTCAAACAAGAAGAGGATCAGGATCTGGACGAAGGTGCATGGAATATTGCAATGGCAGGTGGTACATGCCTTGGTTTAGTTGCTCGTACTGTTGGAGATGATATTGTGCCACTGGTAATGCCCTTCATTGAGGAGAATATTACAAAACCAGATTGGAGGCAAAGGGAGGCAGCCTCATATGCTTTTGGATCTATCTTGGAGGGGCCTTCACCTGACAAATTAGCTCCTCTTGTTAACCATGCCTTACCATTTATGCTTAGTGCCTTAGTGAAGGACCCAAACAACCATGTGAAAGACACCACTGCTTGGACTTTGGGACGAATGTTCGAATTTCTTCACAGTTCAGTTGTTGGTACATCAATTATTAATGAGGGAAATTGCCAACAGATTATTACTGTTCTCCTTCAAAGCATGAAGGATGTTCCCAATGTTGCTGAGAAGGCCTGTGGTGCTCTGTATTTTCTTGCCCAGGGTTATGAGGATGTTGGACCAACATCTCCTCTAACTCCCTTTTTTCAGGAAATTGTTCAATCCCTTCTAACTGTTACCCACAGAGAGGATGCTACAGAATCACGATTGAGAACTGCAGCATATGAAACATTGAATGAAGTAGTAAGGTGTTCAACAGATGAAACAGCTTCTTTGGTGGTACAACTAGTTTCTGTCATCATGATGGAGCTGCACAAATGTCTTGAAGTACAAAATCTTTCATCTGATGAGAGAGAAAAGCAGAGTGAATTGATAGGCCTTCTTTGTGGATGCATGCAAGTAATTATTCAGAAGCTAGGGTCTTTAGATTCTACCAAATATCTGTTGTTGCAGTATTCTGATCAGATAATGGGACAATTCTTCAGGGTCTTTGCTTGTAGAAATGCCACTGCACATGAAGAGGCGATGCTAGCCATCGGAGCCCTTGCCTACTCGATTGGCCATGAGTTTGCCAAGTACATGCCAGAATTTTACAAGTTTCTCGAGATGGACCTTCAGAACTTTGAGGAGTACCAAGTTTGTGCTGTCACTGTTGGTGTGGTAGGGGACATATGCAGGGCATTGGAGGAAAAAATACTGCCTTATTGTGATGGGATTATGACACAACTTCTCAAGAATTTGTCAAGTGATAATTTGCACCGTTCTGTGAAGCCCCCATTATTCTCATGCATTGGTGATATAGCACTTGCAATAGGAGATAActttaataaatacttaatgTATGCAATGAACACACTACAACTTGCTGCAGAGATGTATGCCCACACatcaggttttgatgatgaaaTGACAGAGTACATTAATTCCTTGAGAAATGGGATATTAGAGGCATATTCTGCGATTTTTCAAGGGTTTAAGAATTCATCAAAGACCCAGCTCTTGATTCCTTATGCACCTCATATCCTCCAGTTTTTGGATAGCATATACGTGGAAAAAGAcat GGACGAGGTAGTTATGAAAACAGCAATTGGAGTCCTTGGAGATCTAGCTGATACACTTGGAAGCAATGCTGGTTCTTTAATACAGCAGTCTTTGTCAAGCAGAGACTTTTTGAATGAATGTTTGACCTCTGAAGATCATTTGATTAAGGAATCTGCTGAGTGGGCCAGGTTGGCTATCAATCGTGCTATATCTGTTTGA
- the LOC114415574 gene encoding acyl-CoA-binding domain-containing protein 1-like — protein MAEWQSLLQSILVGLIFSYLLAKLISIVVSFKDDNLTVTRASAAETTATRAEQFEDALKRDDAVSSDARPFEEESVVAEHGSVRIDSDGDYDDDWEGVESTELDEAFSAATAFVAAAAADRLSQKVSSDVQLQLYGLYKIATEGPCSTPQPSPLKMTARAKWQAWQKLGAMPPEDAMQKYIDIVTEIYPTWLDGSSLRNKSGDSGGHGSEAKGPMGPVFSTFVYEEEYGSDSQMEAIHGFAREGDMANLLKCIENGVSMNLKDSEGRTPLHWAVDRGHLNVTELLVGKNADVNAKDNDGQTPLHYAVTCEREAIAEYLVKHNADIYSKDNDGSSPRDICESNWPCMQHVGEEVN, from the exons ATGGCCGAGTGGCAGTCCCTCCTCCAATCGATTCTCGTCGGCCTCATTTTCTCTTACCTTTTAGCCAAGCTCATCTCCATCGTCGTTTCCTTCAAAGACGACAATCTCACCGTCACGCGCGCCTCCGCCGCCGAAACCACCGCCACGCGCGCGGAACAATTCGAGGATGCTCTGAAGCGCGACGACGCCGTTTCCTCCGATGCGCGCCCCTTCGAGGAGGAGTCGGTCGTGGCCGAGCACGGCAGCGTGAGGATCGACAGCGATGGCGACTACGACGACGACTGGGAGGGCGTGGAGAGCACCGAATTGGACGAGGCGTTCAGCGCCGCGACGGCTTTCGtggccgccgccgccgccgatCGGCTATCGCAGAAGGTGTCGAGCGACGTGCAGCTACAGCTTTACGGTCTTTACAAGATTGCCACCGAAGGTCCCTGCAGCACGCCCCAGCCTTCGCCCCTCAAAATGACCGCACGTGCCAAATG GCAAGCGTGGCAGAAATTGGGTGCTATGCCTCCTGAAGATGCAATGCAGAAGTACATTGATATTGTGACCGAGATCTATCCTACTTGGCTTGATGGTTCATCTTTG AGGAATAAAAGCGGCGACAGTGGTGGACATGGTTCAGAGGCTAAGGGACCAATGGGCCCCGTATTCAGCACTTTTGTTTATGAAGAGGAATATGGCAGTGACTC ACAAATGGAAGCCATTCATGGATTTGCCAGGGAAGGAGATATGGCTAATCTGCTCAAGTGTATTGAAAATGGTGTTTCAATGAATTTAAAGG ACAGTGAGGGCCGGACACCATTACACTGGGCTGTGGATCGTGGCCACCTTAATGTCACAGAGTTGCTTGTTGGCAAGAATGCTGATGTGAATGCCAAG GACAATGATGGACAAACTCCCTTGCATTACGCTGTTACATGTGAGAGGGAAGCCATAGCTGAGTATTTAGTGAAGCATAATGCAGACATATATTCAAAAGATAATGATGGGAGTTCACCACGTGACATCTGTGAGTCAAACTGGCCATGCATGCAGCATGTGGGGGAAGAAgtaaattga
- the LOC114415575 gene encoding thylakoid lumenal 17.4 kDa protein, chloroplastic-like: MANVSIPLPRNGFSKPNYSTKRPCFTPSASTLRISCSGVAEFDGSHQKKGGLFNFNGIKGVACGILAACAVTSAAFPVTAATQRLPPLSTEPNRCERAFVGNTIGQANGVYDKPLDLRQCDFTNEKTNLKGKSLSAALMSDAKFDGADMTEVVMSKAYAAGASFKGVDFSNAVLDRVNFEKADLEGAIFKNTVLSGSTFDDAKLDNAVFEDTIIGYIDLQKLCTNKTIGDEWRVELGCR; this comes from the exons ATGGCCAATGTTTCAATTCCACTCCCACGAAACGGTTTCTCCAAACCCAATTACTCGACAAAACGCCCATGTTTCACCCCTTCAGCTTCAACACTCAGAATTTCTTGCTCTG GAGTGGCTGAGTTTGATGGATCTCATCAGAAAAAAGGAggtttgtttaatttcaatGGAATCAAGGGCGTGGCTTGTGGTATTCTTGCAGCTTGTGCTGTTACTTCTGCTGCATTTCCTGTTACTGCTGCTACTCAG AGGCTTCCCCCATTGTCAACTGAGCCCAATCGCTGTGAGCGTGCATTTGTTGGCAACACAATTGGTCAGGCAAATGGTGTATATGATAAACCATTAGATCTCCGGCAATGTGATTTCACAAATGAGAAAACCAACCTTAAGGGGAAGTCCCTGTCTGCTGCACTCATGTCAGATGCTAAGTTTGATGGAGCTGATATGACAGAAGTTGTAATGTCAAAGGCTTATGCTGCTGGTGCCAGCTTTAAAG GGGTGGACTTCTCAAATGCAGTCTTGGACCGTGTGAACTTTGAGAAAGCTGATCTTGAAGGAGCTATATTTAAGAACACGGTATTGTCAGGATCCACCTTTGATGATGCTAAGCTGGACAATGCAGTTTTCGAGGACACTATCATTGGTTACATTGATCTCCAGAAACTATGCACAAATAAGACCATTGGTGATGAATGGAGAGTTGAACTAGGATGTCGATGA